In Methanofastidiosum sp., the genomic stretch TTCTCATACTTCCTATGTACCCTAGATTCCCATATCAGATACAAACGATCGATAATTTTTATTCTCCTTACAATTGGAAATATGTGGTCCAAAGCTACAAACAGAACTGGTATGACTAATATTCCACCCATTAAACTAATCAATAGAACTCGTGTGACGTCCAGACCCATTATTATCCCAAACGGTATGCTACCCCTCAGTTCTAGCCACGGTACAATTGATATTAGAAAAACATACAGATATGGATCCATCTTAGTTACCTCTTATATCACATCCACCTGGAGGGAGTGCTTGAACAATTCCGTCGATGTCATCAGTTTCAAAGATCTTTGCTAATCTCTTGGCAAATGACTCTTTCTTATGTTTGCCAGGCATTATTTTTACGTTTTTAACTGTATGCTTTTCAATTGGTATATCAGGCCCACACATAAACTTGCCTTCAGAGGTAATACCAATTGTTAGCTTTATAGATACAGATTTGATGTAGTTTCTTTTACCCTTTATAGAAAAAGCACCTTTTTTCAGATATTCTCCCGACGGGGCTTCCTTTGTGACCTGATCCGGTTTGACCCAGTATGCGTCGCCGCCGCCATACCCGTCTTTCCAGAGGGAGGAAAATGATACTGCAAATATTGCGGCCTCATTTAAAGTAATATCAGTTGCCTTGCTGCCATCTTTTACAACAACATGTGGCGCGCCATATGCGTCTGCATGGAAATAAATGTCATTGTCTTCCATGTACTTCTTTACAATCACCTCATTAGAAGAAGAATCCCTTCCCCCTAAAACGATGTTCCCCTCACTTGAAATAAACCATCTGAATCTTTCAAACCATTCCCTTGCTTTCTTTTCAATTGCTTTCGGTTTTTCAACTTCCAACTCTTCCTCTTGTTCTTTAAGAGACAAAAGTTTGGCTTCGGTGTTTTCCATCGCTATTCTTGCACCGTCTATCTTTCTCTTCATTTTTTTTGATTTTTCATAAAATTGATTAGCATTTTCATTGACATCTTTTTTCAATTCGATTGGAAGTTGTACATCAAAGTTAAAGGTAATTATACCAGTCTTGAAGTCAACATCGGAAATTAATTTATTTTCTGCAAGCTTTTTCTTAATCTCGTCAAGAGAATAGTTCTTTTTTGCCTGTTCTATGACCTTTATCGATTCTTCGATTATGGGATATTTTTCGTATGTCAAATCACCCAGTATTTTGTAAAGCTCTCTTTCTTCTATGTATGAGTTATAAAGGTCTCTTTGAGATTTCAGCATTCTTTCAAATTTCTGGATCTTTTTCTGGTGAGTGGATAACTCTTCCCTCAAAATCTCTTCAGACTCGCCCTTGCCATAAACTTCATCCAGAGCCTTTGAGAAAGAGTCGTATCTGACCTTTTC encodes the following:
- a CDS encoding NFACT family protein; this encodes MFSTFDLKEITKELSDIERMRVDKIYQLGNEIRIKFFGRGREDLVIKPPLAVFVTSYPKPAPKNPTWFAMLLRKHLKAMWLFKIEQYDFDRILMFSFGFYEDNNPVVKFVLIVEMFRDGNIILANNENVIVGILSREYMKDRTLAPKSAYIFPEKKKGFDLSVEEIIELSKEKEIVRELATQLNIGGLYAEELCLLAGVDKSKKDISKEEALKIKDALITLSDLKKDPMIIKKNDQVVDIVPYDLVSYNGPEFEKVRYDSFSKALDEVYGKGESEEILREELSTHQKKIQKFERMLKSQRDLYNSYIEERELYKILGDLTYEKYPIIEESIKVIEQAKKNYSLDEIKKKLAENKLISDVDFKTGIITFNFDVQLPIELKKDVNENANQFYEKSKKMKRKIDGARIAMENTEAKLLSLKEQEEELEVEKPKAIEKKAREWFERFRWFISSEGNIVLGGRDSSSNEVIVKKYMEDNDIYFHADAYGAPHVVVKDGSKATDITLNEAAIFAVSFSSLWKDGYGGGDAYWVKPDQVTKEAPSGEYLKKGAFSIKGKRNYIKSVSIKLTIGITSEGKFMCGPDIPIEKHTVKNVKIMPGKHKKESFAKRLAKIFETDDIDGIVQALPPGGCDIRGN
- a CDS encoding small multi-drug export protein, with amino-acid sequence MDPYLYVFLISIVPWLELRGSIPFGIIMGLDVTRVLLISLMGGILVIPVLFVALDHIFPIVRRIKIIDRLYLIWESRVHRKYEKYSDWEMIGLMIFVAIPLPGTGVYSGTFLAYLLGLNRKWSFVVISLGALIAGILVSLISLGLKSNVVYLGGII